The following proteins come from a genomic window of Gemmatimonadota bacterium:
- the ggt gene encoding gamma-glutamyltransferase: protein MRLGIVLVGFWLLRSASLPAQEGLNPGWPLRDSIRTVVGSRAMVVSGSLLASQVGRDILEHGGNAVDAAVAVGFALAVVHPEAGNIGGGGFMLIRQPDGSVFSLDYRETAPARSTRLMFVGPDGNPTDRSWTGHLASGVPGAVAGLVEAHRRFGKLPWAALVEPAIRLAQHGFLVDEYRHRSITSDSSRLSRFPASAAQFLPGGRAPMPGTTWTQPDLASTLTAVRNSGRRGFYGGRVADLIVAEMRRGRGIITKRDLAGYRAVWREPLKFGYRGHTVYSMPPVSSGGVTLALIMNIMEGFDPLPAFGSPALLHREAEAMRRAFMERNASLGDPAFVTNPIARMTSQAHADRRRTEIDPARATPTSGVRMLKDGPSTTHYSIVDPEGAAVSVTTTLNNSFGSAVTVLGAGFLLNDEMDDFTTAPGKPNNYGLVQGAANGIRPGKRMLSAMTPTIVLDQDGGLLMVVGTPGGPTIITQVYHVISNVIDHGMSLAQALAMPRLHHQSLPDQISLERDGFLPETIQALESMGHKILLRGYMGDVEAIIRTPAGWLGASDPRLGGGGAGSN from the coding sequence ATGCGACTCGGCATCGTTTTGGTCGGTTTCTGGCTCCTCCGGAGCGCCAGCCTGCCCGCCCAGGAGGGTCTGAATCCCGGGTGGCCGCTCCGGGACTCGATCCGAACCGTCGTCGGCTCCCGCGCCATGGTCGTCTCCGGTTCGCTGCTCGCCAGCCAGGTCGGGCGAGACATCCTCGAACACGGCGGGAACGCGGTCGATGCGGCCGTGGCGGTCGGGTTTGCGTTGGCGGTGGTTCACCCCGAGGCCGGGAACATCGGGGGCGGTGGGTTCATGCTGATCCGACAACCCGACGGTTCGGTGTTCTCGCTCGACTACCGGGAAACCGCCCCGGCGCGCTCGACCCGGTTGATGTTCGTCGGGCCGGACGGCAACCCGACCGACCGGAGTTGGACCGGCCACCTGGCGTCGGGGGTACCCGGCGCCGTCGCGGGCCTCGTCGAAGCCCATCGGCGGTTCGGAAAACTGCCGTGGGCCGCGCTGGTGGAACCGGCCATTCGGTTGGCCCAGCACGGGTTTCTGGTCGACGAATACCGCCATCGATCGATCACGAGTGACTCGAGCCGGCTCTCCCGGTTCCCGGCGTCGGCAGCCCAGTTTCTTCCTGGTGGCCGGGCGCCGATGCCCGGAACGACCTGGACCCAGCCCGACTTGGCCTCGACCCTCACCGCCGTCCGGAACTCGGGGCGGCGGGGCTTCTATGGGGGCCGGGTAGCCGATCTGATCGTGGCCGAGATGCGGCGCGGCAGAGGGATCATCACCAAACGGGACTTGGCGGGGTACCGGGCCGTGTGGCGGGAACCGCTCAAGTTCGGGTACCGGGGCCACACCGTCTACTCGATGCCGCCGGTATCGTCCGGCGGGGTGACCCTTGCGCTGATCATGAACATCATGGAAGGCTTCGACCCGCTGCCGGCCTTCGGATCACCGGCGCTCCTCCACCGCGAGGCCGAAGCGATGCGACGGGCGTTCATGGAACGGAACGCCTCGTTAGGCGACCCGGCGTTCGTCACAAATCCGATCGCCCGGATGACCAGCCAAGCCCACGCCGACCGGCGGCGAACGGAAATCGACCCGGCCCGCGCCACCCCGACCAGCGGGGTTCGGATGCTCAAGGACGGCCCCTCGACCACCCACTACTCCATCGTCGACCCCGAGGGCGCGGCCGTCAGCGTCACGACCACCCTCAACAACAGCTTCGGCAGCGCGGTGACCGTTCTGGGGGCCGGCTTTCTCCTCAACGACGAGATGGATGACTTCACGACCGCGCCCGGCAAGCCCAACAATTATGGCCTGGTCCAAGGCGCGGCCAACGGAATCCGGCCCGGGAAGCGAATGCTCTCCGCCATGACCCCAACCATCGTGCTGGATCAGGACGGGGGCCTCTTGATGGTGGTCGGCACCCCGGGTGGCCCAACGATCATCACCCAAGTTTACCACGTCATTTCCAATGTGATCGATCATGGCATGTCGTTGGCGCAGGCGCTTGCCATGCCCCGCCTGCACCACCAGTCGCTCCCGGACCAGATCAGTCTCGAGCGCGACGGCTTCTTGCCCGAGACGATCCAGGCGCTCGAATCGATGGGCCACAAAATCTTACTCCGAGGCTACATGGGAGACGTCGAGGCGATTATTCGAACACCCGCCGGTTGGCTTGGTGCGAGCGACCCCCGCCTCGGAGGCGGCGGGGCCGGGAGCAACTAG
- the murQ gene encoding N-acetylmuramic acid 6-phosphate etherase produces the protein MAEPDLSAPPLRPTERRNPRSADIDIADPLTLVDIINAEDATVPGLVAACRNDIAAAVTLIEASFRRGGRLLYVGAGTSGRLGVLDASECPPTFGTVPALVVGIIAGGSAALMSPAEGAEDDLAAGAAAIDTHGVSDRDTVVGITASGGTPYVRAALGRARAIGAKTVLVACAEPPTEVRANCDVSIVIDTGPEVVTGSTRMKAGTATKLVLNTLTTASMIRLGKTYGNLMVDLQAWSRKLVDRGDRIVMEVTGVDRPAARAAIDAAAGSVRAAIVMIKTGNGFEQAMALLAANDNRVRAVLGDPPPVRNS, from the coding sequence ATGGCCGAACCCGATCTGTCAGCACCGCCGCTCCGGCCCACCGAGCGACGCAACCCCCGCTCGGCCGATATCGATATCGCCGATCCGTTGACCCTGGTCGACATTATCAACGCGGAAGACGCCACCGTGCCGGGGCTCGTCGCCGCGTGCCGGAACGACATTGCCGCGGCGGTGACCTTGATCGAGGCGTCGTTCCGTCGGGGCGGCCGGCTCCTCTACGTCGGAGCCGGCACCAGCGGCCGGTTGGGCGTGCTTGACGCCTCGGAGTGTCCCCCGACGTTCGGGACGGTGCCGGCCCTGGTGGTCGGCATCATCGCAGGAGGCTCCGCGGCGTTGATGAGCCCGGCGGAAGGCGCCGAGGATGACCTGGCGGCGGGCGCGGCGGCCATCGACACGCATGGGGTGTCGGACCGCGACACGGTCGTCGGCATCACGGCGAGCGGGGGCACCCCCTATGTTCGAGCGGCCTTGGGACGGGCCCGTGCCATCGGAGCGAAGACCGTGCTGGTGGCCTGCGCCGAGCCGCCGACTGAGGTCCGAGCGAATTGCGACGTGAGCATTGTGATCGACACGGGTCCCGAGGTCGTCACGGGTTCCACTCGGATGAAGGCAGGCACGGCCACCAAGCTGGTGTTGAACACGCTCACCACAGCGTCGATGATTCGGCTGGGCAAGACCTATGGCAATTTGATGGTGGACCTCCAGGCCTGGAGCCGGAAGTTGGTGGACCGGGGCGATCGGATCGTGATGGAAGTGACGGGTGTCGATCGCCCCGCCGCCCGGGCCGCGATCGATGCCGCCGCCGGGAGCGTCCGCGCCGCGATTGTGATGATCAAGACGGGAAACGGGTTCGAGCAAGCGATGGCCCTGCTCGCTGCCAACGACAACCGGGTTCGCGCGGTCCTTGGCGATCCCCCACCGGTGCGAAACTCATGA
- a CDS encoding anhydro-N-acetylmuramic acid kinase — translation MTERPTLAIGLMSGTSLDGMDAALVRLAGPTRVELVAFAHLPYTADFRHQLEHAMTQGTTRELALLNVALSNWAVEATQQALALGHRKASELDFIAFHGQTIWHEPPAVTWQLGEPAVLAEAFGVRVVHNFRTRDVAAGGQGAPLVPVADVLLFGADHPRILLNLGGMANLTFVPHRAEERGAVAFDTGPGMAVVDAVARLVDPALPFDRDGRLAALGVPNQAALADLLGDPFFAAPPPKSTGRERFGSAYSAELAARVPGPDGVATAVELTAQSIARSIDRWAPAGTEVLVSGGGRHHPGVMASLRRHLGAQRTVRLFDDLYFSGDAKEAVAFALLGYLTIHGQPGNLPAATGARGPRVLGAVTPA, via the coding sequence ATGACGGAACGACCCACGTTGGCGATCGGCTTGATGTCGGGCACGTCCCTCGACGGGATGGATGCCGCCCTGGTCCGGTTGGCCGGGCCCACCCGCGTCGAGTTGGTGGCCTTTGCCCACCTCCCGTACACGGCGGACTTCCGCCATCAGCTCGAACATGCAATGACCCAGGGTACCACCCGGGAACTGGCGCTGCTCAACGTCGCGCTCTCGAATTGGGCGGTCGAGGCCACCCAGCAAGCGTTGGCCCTCGGACATCGCAAGGCGTCCGAACTCGACTTCATTGCGTTTCATGGCCAGACCATCTGGCATGAGCCGCCGGCGGTCACCTGGCAACTCGGGGAACCGGCGGTCTTGGCGGAGGCGTTTGGTGTCCGGGTGGTACACAACTTCCGGACCCGAGACGTGGCCGCGGGCGGGCAGGGCGCCCCGCTGGTGCCGGTGGCCGATGTCCTCCTCTTCGGCGCCGATCATCCGCGGATCCTCCTCAATCTCGGGGGTATGGCCAACCTGACGTTCGTGCCGCATCGCGCGGAGGAGCGGGGCGCGGTGGCCTTCGACACCGGGCCCGGCATGGCCGTCGTCGACGCGGTGGCCCGCCTGGTCGATCCCGCCCTGCCGTTCGACCGGGACGGGCGGCTGGCCGCTCTGGGAGTGCCGAACCAGGCCGCACTTGCCGATCTGTTAGGCGATCCGTTCTTCGCCGCGCCACCGCCAAAGAGCACTGGCCGGGAGCGATTCGGCTCGGCCTATTCGGCCGAGTTGGCGGCTCGGGTCCCGGGCCCGGATGGCGTGGCCACGGCGGTCGAACTGACGGCCCAGAGTATTGCTCGCTCCATCGACCGGTGGGCCCCTGCCGGCACCGAGGTCCTGGTGTCCGGCGGTGGCCGGCACCATCCGGGGGTGATGGCCTCGCTCCGGCGTCACCTCGGCGCCCAACGAACCGTCCGGTTGTTCGACGACCTCTATTTTTCCGGCGATGCCAAGGAAGCGGTGGCCTTCGCGCTGCTTGGCTACCTGACGATTCACGGCCAACCCGGCAACCTGCCCGCCGCCACGGGCGCGCGGGGCCCCCGGGTGCTTGGGGCGGTGACGCCGGCATGA
- a CDS encoding FHA domain-containing protein: MYAHFRYRDGPRQGETVVVPHDFATIGRHPSSDLPFDATDEIRVSVRHAAVFRQGGGFLVRDLGSTNGTYLNSKRVRGDRPLEPNDILQFGPTGPTIEFTLVATLPAGSRIRPAVANPAPASDIIRPSGRTIERIRAEVVRQTKPWRWIAAVAVVVAGGAGGLMAWQSYQLRQELEQERSTLLARVDGLLARMEQATGPIAGLTTALSDARRGIDSLKQRITSERVSGAALDSVTRTLAAATGRHEALLNAAALDPAAAARASSGAVAVIVAEFGSGRVTSGTGFGIRRQGDTVWVATARHLVEDSLDSPATRIAVIFNGTGQAFQARMVRRHDSADVAVVAAWIRGGRLVVARLSDSAKVGDPVAITGFPFGLDSLGDWRTTGTAATSATGTITEFGPDLLSVDGYGTHGSSGSPIFAPNGTVVGLVSGGGRLATQRLIAVPARHLAALLRP, translated from the coding sequence ATGTACGCCCACTTCCGATACCGTGACGGGCCCCGGCAGGGCGAGACCGTGGTCGTGCCGCACGACTTTGCCACCATCGGCCGCCATCCTTCATCCGACCTTCCCTTCGACGCCACCGACGAGATCCGAGTCTCCGTCCGGCACGCCGCGGTGTTCAGGCAAGGCGGCGGCTTCCTGGTTCGGGACCTCGGCAGCACCAATGGCACCTATCTGAACAGCAAGCGGGTCCGGGGCGACCGGCCGCTCGAGCCGAACGACATCCTCCAATTTGGACCAACCGGTCCGACAATCGAATTCACCCTCGTGGCCACCCTCCCGGCCGGGTCCCGGATCCGACCGGCGGTCGCCAATCCGGCCCCGGCCTCGGACATCATCCGCCCCTCCGGCCGAACGATCGAGCGGATCCGGGCCGAGGTCGTTCGTCAGACCAAGCCGTGGCGATGGATCGCCGCGGTGGCGGTGGTCGTGGCCGGCGGCGCCGGTGGGTTAATGGCCTGGCAGTCGTACCAACTGCGGCAGGAGCTCGAGCAGGAACGGTCGACCCTGCTGGCCCGGGTCGACGGCCTCTTGGCGCGGATGGAGCAAGCCACCGGGCCGATCGCCGGCCTCACGACGGCGCTGTCGGACGCTCGACGAGGAATCGACTCCCTGAAACAACGGATCACGTCGGAGCGGGTATCCGGAGCCGCACTCGACTCGGTGACCCGGACCCTTGCCGCGGCCACCGGCCGGCACGAAGCACTCCTCAACGCCGCCGCGCTCGACCCCGCGGCCGCGGCCCGGGCCAGCAGCGGCGCCGTGGCGGTGATCGTCGCGGAGTTCGGGAGCGGCCGGGTCACCTCCGGAACCGGATTCGGGATCCGGCGGCAGGGCGACACCGTCTGGGTCGCCACCGCCCGTCATTTGGTGGAAGATTCGCTTGATAGTCCGGCCACCCGCATTGCCGTGATCTTCAACGGCACCGGCCAGGCGTTTCAAGCCCGAATGGTCCGGCGGCACGATAGCGCGGATGTGGCGGTCGTGGCCGCCTGGATTCGGGGCGGCAGACTGGTGGTGGCGAGGCTCTCCGATTCCGCCAAGGTCGGCGACCCGGTGGCCATCACCGGGTTTCCCTTCGGGCTTGATTCGTTAGGCGACTGGCGAACGACCGGGACCGCCGCCACCTCGGCGACCGGAACGATCACCGAGTTCGGTCCCGATCTGCTGAGCGTGGACGGCTATGGGACCCACGGATCAAGCGGCAGCCCGATCTTTGCCCCAAACGGAACGGTCGTCGGACTGGTTTCGGGTGGGGGTCGGCTGGCGACTCAGCGATTGATCGCGGTGCCGGCCCGCCACCTCGCGGCGCTGCTCCGGCCCTAG
- a CDS encoding serine/threonine-protein phosphatase, with protein MRANRNVIVRVSAQTDVGRTRDHNEDTFLVADLTKGTTDFLDGGTATVGPKGSLFLVADGMGGAAAGEIASAMAADAVFQHLRSTWTASGTDSPDDFTRHLREAVEVANERIYRYALEHPDSRGMGTTATVVGVFGGRLHLAQVGDSRAYLVRQGLAVQLTKDQSLIQRLIDAGELTEEQAAQSERRNIILQALGPDATVRVDVTYQDIRRGDLLILCSDGLSGLVKRDEIAAVATGQPDVQAIGSRLIGMANERGGPDNITVVAVRFEGPGLAEPDGVADLGYHAYPVPDAEAPGEVAAVEPPADDLPPANDPAETAIDPVVRRTGSPVVMAAVGIGILLILLALFLLTP; from the coding sequence ATGAGGGCCAACCGTAATGTGATCGTCCGGGTTTCGGCTCAGACCGACGTGGGCCGGACCCGAGATCACAACGAGGACACGTTCCTGGTCGCCGACCTGACGAAAGGCACCACCGACTTTCTCGATGGCGGCACCGCCACGGTGGGTCCGAAGGGGTCGCTGTTTCTCGTCGCCGACGGCATGGGCGGCGCGGCGGCCGGTGAAATTGCGAGCGCCATGGCGGCCGACGCGGTGTTCCAGCATCTCCGCTCGACCTGGACCGCGTCGGGCACCGACTCCCCCGATGACTTTACCAGGCACCTCAGGGAAGCGGTGGAAGTCGCCAACGAGCGGATTTACCGGTATGCGCTCGAACATCCCGACTCCCGGGGGATGGGAACCACCGCCACCGTCGTCGGCGTGTTTGGCGGACGGCTCCATTTGGCGCAGGTGGGAGACAGCCGCGCCTACTTGGTTCGCCAGGGTTTGGCGGTCCAGCTCACCAAAGACCAATCGCTGATTCAACGGCTGATCGACGCCGGCGAGCTGACCGAGGAGCAGGCTGCCCAGAGCGAGCGGCGGAACATCATCCTGCAGGCACTGGGACCGGACGCCACGGTCCGCGTTGACGTCACCTACCAAGACATCCGGCGCGGCGACTTACTCATCCTCTGCTCCGACGGCCTCTCGGGGCTCGTGAAGCGCGACGAGATCGCCGCAGTGGCCACCGGGCAGCCGGACGTTCAGGCCATCGGAAGCCGGCTCATCGGCATGGCCAATGAACGCGGCGGCCCGGACAACATCACGGTCGTCGCGGTTCGCTTCGAGGGTCCGGGCCTGGCCGAGCCCGATGGCGTGGCCGACCTCGGCTACCACGCGTACCCCGTGCCGGACGCGGAAGCCCCGGGCGAAGTCGCGGCGGTCGAGCCCCCGGCCGACGACCTTCCGCCGGCCAACGATCCGGCCGAGACCGCGATCGACCCGGTCGTCCGGCGCACCGGGTCCCCGGTCGTGATGGCCGCGGTCGGGATCGGCATCCTTCTGATCCTGCTTGCCCTCTTCCTCCTGACCCCGTAA
- a CDS encoding vitamin B12-dependent ribonucleotide reductase, with protein sequence MGSATPRVPLQLSPNAMTVLEKRYLIRDELGQPAEPAEELFWRVARTIATADRGYGASDGAVEELADAFYELMAKRLFMPNSPTLMNAGRPLGQLSACFVLPVDDALSNGKSGIYDTLTAMALVHQSGGGTGFSFSKLRPKNDIVRSTMGVASGPVSFMTLFDASTDVVKQGGTRRGANMGILRVDHPDVMDFVTCKDDTTKVTNFNISVAVTDAFMKAVELDEEYELFHPATRKLAGKLSARTVWNRIIHGAWKTGEPGVFFIDRANHYNPVPHLGLYEATNPCGEQPLLPYDVCNLGSVNLAEFVADDDLDWVELRRVVHLCTHFLENVIDANHYPLPDITALAQKIRRIGLGVMGLADVFVRLGLPYDSAEAVELGRKIQRFIDNEAKVESERLAAMRGAFPEWERSIWGPDATCARDHDGKRIRPMRRLRNCNVTTVAPTGTISIIAGCSSGIEPLFAVAFMRNQAGVLMPDVNEDFVAIAKREGWHTDELLRRVAETGHARHPEVPEKWQRVFITANDIGAEWHVRMQAAFQEANDSAISKTVNFANHASEAEVAQIYRMAFELGCKGVTVYRDGSRDMQVLSSGSTAKKVQEDATKSGKAQARGDLNAMMLTAEQPAATAVVNLGGPRIDSADLHGELAEIRAENDRLRKLVHELESENLQRRQKRSRPELLKGSVRRIETPLGTLYVTLTEDDKNQPFEVFMSLGKAGGALMADVEALGRLISLALRSGIPIKEIHRQLRGISSDRTMGLGANKVMSVPDAVGIALERWMQEKQGIQQELLPGPAAGSMAEPVSQSVVVGNEQMSLGGMPQTLAGSCPDCGSQLEYAEGCAKCHVCGFSECG encoded by the coding sequence ATGGGTTCTGCCACGCCACGGGTTCCGCTACAACTGTCGCCCAACGCCATGACGGTCCTGGAAAAGCGCTACTTGATCCGGGACGAATTGGGCCAGCCGGCGGAACCCGCTGAAGAACTTTTCTGGCGTGTTGCCAGGACCATCGCGACTGCCGATCGGGGCTACGGGGCGTCGGATGGCGCCGTCGAAGAGCTGGCCGATGCGTTCTACGAACTGATGGCCAAACGGTTGTTCATGCCGAACTCCCCCACGCTGATGAATGCCGGGCGTCCGCTCGGTCAGCTCTCGGCGTGCTTCGTCCTCCCGGTCGATGACGCGCTCTCCAATGGGAAGAGCGGCATCTACGATACCTTGACCGCGATGGCGCTGGTCCATCAGTCGGGCGGCGGCACCGGCTTCAGCTTTTCGAAGCTCCGGCCCAAGAACGACATTGTCCGCTCGACCATGGGCGTAGCCTCCGGGCCGGTGTCGTTCATGACCTTGTTCGACGCCTCAACCGACGTGGTCAAACAGGGCGGCACCCGCCGGGGAGCCAACATGGGCATCCTCCGGGTCGATCATCCGGACGTCATGGATTTCGTCACCTGTAAGGACGACACCACCAAGGTCACCAATTTCAATATCTCGGTGGCCGTCACCGATGCCTTCATGAAGGCCGTCGAGTTGGATGAGGAGTACGAGCTCTTCCACCCGGCTACCCGCAAGCTGGCCGGCAAGCTCAGCGCCCGCACCGTCTGGAATCGGATCATTCACGGCGCCTGGAAGACCGGCGAGCCCGGGGTGTTCTTCATTGACCGGGCCAACCACTACAACCCGGTGCCGCACCTCGGATTGTACGAAGCCACCAATCCCTGCGGCGAGCAGCCGTTGCTGCCGTATGACGTCTGCAATCTCGGTTCGGTCAACCTGGCCGAGTTCGTGGCCGACGACGATCTCGACTGGGTGGAGCTCCGCCGGGTGGTGCATCTCTGCACCCATTTCCTCGAAAACGTAATCGACGCCAACCACTACCCGCTGCCGGACATCACCGCGCTGGCCCAAAAAATCCGCCGGATCGGTCTTGGCGTCATGGGGCTCGCCGATGTCTTTGTCCGGCTCGGATTGCCCTACGACTCGGCCGAAGCGGTCGAGTTGGGCCGGAAGATTCAGCGCTTCATCGACAACGAGGCCAAGGTCGAGTCCGAGCGGCTGGCCGCCATGCGCGGCGCGTTCCCGGAATGGGAGCGGAGCATCTGGGGTCCGGATGCCACCTGCGCTCGCGACCACGACGGCAAGCGAATTCGGCCGATGCGCCGGTTGCGCAACTGCAACGTCACCACCGTTGCCCCGACCGGCACGATCTCGATCATTGCCGGCTGCAGTTCCGGCATTGAGCCGCTGTTTGCCGTCGCCTTCATGCGGAATCAGGCCGGCGTCCTGATGCCCGACGTGAACGAAGACTTCGTGGCCATCGCCAAGCGAGAGGGTTGGCACACCGACGAATTGCTCCGACGGGTGGCCGAGACCGGTCATGCCCGCCACCCGGAAGTGCCCGAGAAGTGGCAGCGGGTATTCATTACCGCCAACGACATCGGGGCCGAGTGGCATGTCAGGATGCAGGCCGCGTTCCAGGAAGCCAATGACAGTGCCATTTCCAAGACCGTCAATTTTGCGAATCACGCCTCCGAAGCCGAGGTGGCGCAGATCTATCGGATGGCGTTCGAACTTGGCTGCAAGGGTGTGACCGTCTATCGCGACGGGAGCCGCGACATGCAGGTGCTCTCCTCCGGCTCCACCGCGAAGAAAGTTCAGGAGGACGCCACCAAGTCCGGTAAAGCTCAAGCCCGCGGCGATCTCAACGCCATGATGCTGACGGCCGAACAACCGGCGGCCACCGCGGTCGTCAACCTCGGTGGCCCGCGGATCGACAGCGCCGACCTCCATGGTGAACTCGCGGAAATCCGAGCGGAAAACGACCGGCTTCGGAAACTGGTGCACGAGCTCGAGTCCGAGAATCTCCAACGGCGCCAAAAACGGTCTCGGCCGGAGTTGCTCAAAGGCTCGGTCCGCCGAATCGAAACGCCCCTCGGCACCCTTTACGTCACCCTGACCGAGGACGACAAGAATCAGCCGTTCGAGGTCTTCATGAGCCTCGGAAAAGCGGGCGGCGCCCTGATGGCCGACGTCGAAGCACTCGGCCGGCTGATTTCGTTGGCCCTCCGGTCGGGCATTCCGATCAAGGAAATCCATCGTCAGCTCCGGGGCATCAGCTCCGACCGGACGATGGGCCTCGGCGCCAACAAGGTAATGTCCGTGCCCGATGCCGTCGGGATTGCGCTCGAACGCTGGATGCAGGAAAAACAGGGCATTCAACAGGAGTTGCTCCCGGGGCCGGCCGCCGGCTCGATGGCGGAGCCGGTCAGTCAGTCCGTCGTCGTCGGCAACGAGCAGATGTCGCTGGGAGGAATGCCCCAGACGTTGGCTGGTTCCTGCCCGGACTGCGGGTCGCAACTCGAGTATGCCGAGGGGTGCGCGAAGTGCCATGTCTGCGGCTTTAGTGAATGCGGCTGA
- a CDS encoding flavodoxin-dependent (E)-4-hydroxy-3-methylbut-2-enyl-diphosphate synthase, protein MAIASRRVTPTVVIGGAPVGSAHPVMVQSMTNTDTADVLATVRQVAVLARAGSEVVRVTVNNDEAAAAIPAIVEELDRLGLAVPIVGDFHYNGHLLLTRYPACARALAKYRINPGNVGGKRHDEHFQAIIDVALANDKPVRIGVNWGSLDQQLLTQLMDENAARPDPLEARDVTMNAMVESAVRSAAQAESLGMAHDRIILSAKVSGVQDLIDVYRMLAARSDYPLHLGLTEAGLGMKGIVASTAGLAVLLQEGIGDTIRVSLTPAPGGDRAEEVRVAQQILQSLGLRSFLPQVTSCPGCGRTTSTFFQSMAQEIQDYLRDQMPAWKTTRPGVETMKVAVMGCIVNGPGESKHANIGISLPGTAEDPRAPVFVDGALRKTLKGDAIVAEFLAILDDYVATRFPPSAECRAPNS, encoded by the coding sequence ATGGCCATTGCCTCCCGCCGAGTCACCCCGACCGTCGTTATCGGCGGGGCGCCGGTTGGCTCCGCCCATCCCGTCATGGTTCAGTCCATGACCAACACCGACACTGCCGACGTCCTGGCCACCGTCCGGCAAGTTGCCGTGCTGGCCCGGGCCGGGAGTGAGGTCGTTCGGGTCACGGTCAACAACGACGAGGCGGCGGCCGCGATCCCGGCGATCGTCGAGGAGCTCGACCGGCTGGGGCTCGCCGTGCCGATCGTCGGTGATTTCCACTACAACGGCCACCTGCTGCTGACCCGGTATCCGGCATGTGCGCGGGCCTTGGCCAAGTACCGGATCAATCCCGGCAACGTCGGCGGCAAGCGCCACGACGAACATTTCCAGGCCATCATCGACGTTGCCCTCGCCAACGACAAGCCGGTCCGGATCGGGGTCAACTGGGGCTCCCTCGATCAGCAGCTCCTGACTCAATTGATGGATGAGAACGCCGCCCGGCCCGACCCGCTCGAGGCTCGCGACGTGACCATGAATGCGATGGTCGAAAGCGCGGTGCGTTCCGCGGCCCAGGCCGAGTCACTCGGGATGGCGCACGACCGGATCATCCTGTCAGCCAAGGTCTCCGGGGTTCAGGATCTCATCGACGTGTACCGAATGCTGGCCGCCCGGTCGGACTACCCGCTCCATCTCGGCTTGACCGAAGCCGGCCTCGGCATGAAGGGTATCGTGGCCAGTACCGCCGGCCTCGCCGTCCTCCTGCAGGAGGGCATCGGTGATACCATCCGGGTGTCGTTGACTCCGGCCCCCGGCGGCGACCGGGCCGAAGAGGTCCGGGTGGCCCAGCAGATTCTCCAATCGTTAGGTCTCCGGAGCTTTCTGCCCCAGGTCACCAGCTGCCCCGGCTGCGGCCGCACCACCAGCACCTTCTTCCAGTCGATGGCCCAGGAAATTCAAGACTACCTCCGCGACCAAATGCCGGCGTGGAAAACCACCCGACCGGGCGTCGAAACGATGAAGGTGGCGGTCATGGGGTGCATCGTGAACGGCCCCGGCGAGTCCAAACACGCCAACATCGGGATCTCCCTCCCCGGCACCGCCGAGGACCCCCGAGCCCCGGTCTTCGTCGACGGCGCCCTCCGGAAGACCCTGAAAGGCGATGCGATCGTCGCCGAGTTCCTCGCCATCCTCGACGACTACGTCGCCACCCGCTTCCCGCCGAGTGCCGAGTGCCGAGCGCCGAATTCCTAG
- a CDS encoding cytochrome C biogenesis protein: protein MPSAEFLGSPLTALPLLFGAGLVTSLTPCIYPMIPITAGVLGGAGAVGRSRGRTVVMSLVYALGLATVYASLGLIAGLTGTLFGTISSNPWAYFAMGNLLLLAGLAMLDAIPILVPERFLTWAGRFGSQSLGAVFLMGATSGLVAAPCGAPAFAAVLTFVGATQSAGLGFLYLFVFSLGMTALLIGIGIFSGTVAALPKPGRWTGWIKWAAGVLMLAMAEYYFVKMGQVI, encoded by the coding sequence GTGCCGAGCGCCGAATTCCTAGGCAGCCCCCTCACCGCGCTCCCGCTGCTCTTCGGCGCCGGCCTGGTCACCAGCCTGACTCCCTGCATTTATCCGATGATTCCGATCACGGCTGGGGTTTTGGGCGGCGCCGGTGCCGTTGGACGGTCGCGGGGCCGAACCGTGGTCATGAGTCTGGTCTATGCGCTCGGCTTGGCCACCGTCTATGCGTCGCTCGGCCTGATAGCAGGCCTGACCGGAACCCTCTTCGGGACCATCAGCTCGAACCCGTGGGCCTACTTTGCGATGGGCAATCTCCTGCTGCTGGCCGGCCTCGCCATGCTCGACGCGATTCCGATCCTGGTACCGGAGCGATTCTTGACCTGGGCCGGCCGGTTCGGAAGCCAATCGTTAGGTGCGGTGTTTCTGATGGGCGCCACGTCCGGACTGGTGGCGGCGCCCTGCGGGGCCCCCGCGTTTGCCGCCGTCCTGACCTTCGTCGGCGCCACTCAGAGTGCCGGGCTTGGGTTCCTGTATCTTTTCGTGTTCAGTCTGGGGATGACGGCGCTGCTGATCGGGATCGGGATTTTTTCCGGCACGGTGGCGGCGCTACCGAAGCCGGGGCGGTGGACTGGGTGGATCAAATGGGCCGCGGGCGTCTTGATGCTCGCGATGGCCGAATACTACTTCGTCAAGATGGGGCAGGTGATATGA